Proteins from one Impatiens glandulifera chromosome 2, dImpGla2.1, whole genome shotgun sequence genomic window:
- the LOC124927786 gene encoding protein RADIALIS-like 6, with translation MASLSSRRSTWTAEENKMFERALAHYDTQTPDRWHNIARAVGGRKTAEDCKSHFQLLLEDLCKIESGRVPFPNYMST, from the coding sequence atggcTTCATTGAGTTCGAGAAGGTCAACATGGACCGCTGAAGAGAACAAGATGTTCGAGAGGGCTTTGGCTCACTACGATACCCAAACGCCGGACAGGTGGCACAACATTGCCCGGGCTGTGGGCGGTCGCAAGACGGCAGAAGACTGCAAGTCTCACTTCCAGCTGCTTCTAGAAGATCTCTGCAAAATCGAGTCTGGCCGTGTTCCCTTTCCCAATTACATGTCAACATAA